Proteins encoded together in one Actinomycetota bacterium window:
- a CDS encoding ferredoxin: MSTSTVTRQIVRIDEELCTGCGLCVSPCAEGAIQIVDGKARVIHEELCDGAGFCLGVCPTGALTIETREAVPFDHAAAEPIIAEKKANYIAQHCFSCGASEDERPLLPVRTAGDSTWVCVRCLPALIHG, encoded by the coding sequence CAGATCGTCCGCATCGACGAGGAGCTGTGCACCGGCTGCGGCCTGTGCGTCTCGCCGTGCGCGGAAGGCGCCATCCAGATCGTCGACGGCAAGGCGCGCGTGATCCACGAGGAGCTGTGCGACGGCGCCGGGTTCTGCCTCGGCGTCTGCCCGACCGGCGCACTGACCATCGAGACGCGCGAGGCGGTCCCGTTCGACCACGCCGCCGCCGAGCCGATCATCGCCGAGAAGAAGGCGAACTACATCGCCCAGCACTGCTTCAGCTGCGGGGCGTCGGAGGACGAGCGCCCGCTGCTGCCGGTGCGCACCGCGGGCGACTCGACGTGGGTGTGCGTGCGCTGCCTGCCCGCGCTCATCCACGGGT